A genomic region of Paenibacillus sp. PL2-23 contains the following coding sequences:
- the allB gene encoding allantoinase AllB — protein MIPSEKFDLVIRGGSVVLKDVVGVMDIGIKDGRIVEIGALGDVPDAIEFDATGLTVMAGMVDAHVHLNEPGLGDWEGFRTGTAALAAGGVTTYIDMPLNGLPPTVTVAALEQKLAAARSSSYVDFALWGGLVPGKLEHLAPLREAGVAGYKAFMSTAGGPGEDAFREVDDYTLLEGMKRIAAEGKVLALHAESEPIVSKLAEEMRVAGRVSAGDYTASRPIIAELEAVNRALFYAEQTGCALHFVHISSEAGVRAIESAKRRGLDVTLETCPHYLKLTDASLATKGAAAKCAPPLRSAEEQEKLWRAVTEGCVDMIASDHSPCPEEMKAGDDIFAAWGGIAGAQSSMELMIGEGHVKRGIPLTKLTRMLSLEPARRFGLSSRKGEIRIGADADLALLDLNAGYVLEREGLYHKHKHSPYIGETMHCAIQATISRGRVIYNRRTGIEGEPEGEWLRCK, from the coding sequence CGAATTGTCGAGATTGGCGCTCTCGGCGACGTGCCGGACGCTATCGAATTCGATGCCACGGGCTTAACCGTAATGGCAGGCATGGTTGACGCGCACGTGCATCTGAACGAGCCGGGGCTGGGCGATTGGGAAGGCTTCCGAACAGGCACGGCGGCACTGGCGGCAGGCGGTGTTACGACGTATATCGATATGCCGCTGAACGGACTGCCGCCGACCGTGACGGTGGCGGCGTTGGAGCAGAAGCTTGCCGCTGCCCGCAGCAGCTCCTATGTGGACTTTGCGTTATGGGGCGGTCTTGTGCCAGGCAAGCTGGAGCATCTAGCGCCGCTGCGCGAGGCCGGCGTTGCCGGCTACAAGGCCTTCATGTCGACGGCCGGAGGTCCTGGCGAAGACGCCTTCCGCGAGGTTGACGATTATACGCTGCTGGAGGGCATGAAGCGAATCGCTGCGGAGGGCAAGGTGCTGGCGCTCCATGCGGAGAGTGAGCCGATCGTCTCCAAGCTGGCGGAGGAGATGCGGGTAGCAGGGCGCGTATCGGCGGGCGACTATACCGCTTCCCGGCCAATTATCGCCGAGCTGGAAGCGGTGAATCGGGCGTTATTTTATGCGGAACAGACGGGCTGTGCCCTTCATTTCGTCCATATAAGCAGCGAAGCGGGGGTGAGGGCGATTGAAAGCGCGAAGCGGCGCGGGCTCGATGTCACGCTGGAGACATGCCCGCATTACCTCAAGCTGACGGACGCATCGCTGGCGACGAAGGGAGCGGCTGCCAAGTGCGCGCCTCCGCTGCGAAGCGCCGAGGAGCAGGAGAAGCTTTGGCGGGCAGTAACTGAGGGCTGTGTCGATATGATCGCTTCCGACCATTCGCCCTGTCCGGAAGAGATGAAGGCGGGAGACGACATATTCGCGGCCTGGGGCGGCATTGCGGGCGCGCAAAGCTCGATGGAGCTGATGATTGGGGAGGGCCACGTGAAACGCGGCATACCGCTCACGAAGCTGACCCGCATGCTCAGCCTGGAGCCAGCCCGTCGGTTCGGGTTATCCAGCCGCAAGGGGGAGATCCGGATTGGAGCGGACGCTGATCTGGCGCTGCTCGATCTGAACGCCGGCTATGTGCTGGAGCGGGAGGGGCTGTACCACAAGCACAAGCATAGTCCGTACATCGGAGAGACGATGCATTGCGCCATTCAGGCGACAATATCGCGCGGGCGGGTGATCTATAACAGGCGGACGGGAATTGAGGGGGAGCCGGAAGGGGAATGGCTGCGCTGCAAGTAA